A genomic window from Pseudonocardia broussonetiae includes:
- a CDS encoding PLP-dependent aminotransferase family protein, with protein sequence MSDALPQPHRPSAAAPAERFAARTAGMTASEIRALFAVASRPEVVSLAGGMPNIAALPLDALAVEVADLVQREGQVALQYGSAQGRPELREQICEVMALEGIRADPDDVVVTVGSQMALDLVTRIYCDPGDVVIAEGPSYVGALGSFAAYQARVVHVQMDEHGLVPSLLRSALHSLAGQGITPKFLYTIPNFHNPAGVTLAVERRSEVLAICAEYGVAVVEDNPYGLLGFSGTIYPALRSMDRDVVYLGSFSKTFASGLRVGWALVPPAVRDRLVLAAESATLCPPSFNQMLVSRYLAAHDWRSQVKTYTEAYRDRRDAMLRALETYLPEGCTWNIPDGGFYVWLTVPEGVDTKAMLPRAVTARVAYASGTGFYADGFGSRQLRLSYCYPTPERITEGVRRLAGVLEAELDVMRTFGTPARLPATPPEPRNGPQAPSPHTP encoded by the coding sequence GTGTCCGACGCGCTGCCCCAGCCCCACCGACCGTCCGCGGCGGCCCCGGCGGAGCGGTTCGCAGCACGTACCGCCGGCATGACCGCCTCGGAGATCCGCGCGCTGTTCGCCGTCGCCAGCCGGCCGGAGGTCGTCTCGCTCGCCGGCGGGATGCCGAACATCGCGGCGCTGCCGCTCGACGCGCTCGCCGTCGAGGTCGCCGACCTCGTGCAGCGCGAGGGCCAGGTGGCCCTGCAGTACGGGTCGGCGCAGGGCCGCCCCGAGCTGCGCGAGCAGATCTGCGAGGTGATGGCGCTCGAGGGGATCCGCGCCGACCCCGACGACGTCGTGGTCACCGTCGGCTCGCAGATGGCGCTCGACCTCGTCACGCGCATCTACTGCGACCCGGGCGACGTCGTCATCGCCGAGGGGCCGTCCTACGTCGGCGCGCTGGGCAGCTTCGCGGCGTACCAGGCGCGCGTCGTCCACGTGCAGATGGACGAGCACGGGCTCGTGCCCTCGCTGCTGCGCTCGGCCCTGCACTCCCTCGCCGGGCAGGGGATCACGCCCAAGTTCCTCTACACGATCCCGAACTTCCACAACCCCGCCGGCGTCACGCTCGCCGTGGAGCGCCGCAGCGAGGTCCTCGCGATCTGCGCGGAGTACGGCGTCGCCGTCGTCGAGGACAACCCGTACGGCCTGCTGGGCTTCAGCGGCACCATCTACCCGGCGCTGCGGTCGATGGACCGCGACGTCGTGTACCTCGGCTCGTTCTCCAAGACGTTCGCCTCCGGCCTGCGCGTCGGCTGGGCGCTGGTGCCGCCCGCGGTGCGCGACCGCCTGGTCCTCGCCGCCGAGTCGGCCACGCTCTGCCCGCCGTCGTTCAACCAGATGCTGGTCTCGCGCTACCTCGCCGCGCACGACTGGCGCAGCCAGGTGAAGACCTACACCGAGGCCTACCGCGACCGCCGCGACGCGATGCTCCGCGCCCTGGAGACCTACCTCCCCGAGGGTTGCACGTGGAACATCCCCGACGGCGGCTTCTACGTGTGGCTGACCGTGCCCGAGGGCGTCGACACGAAGGCGATGCTGCCGCGCGCCGTCACCGCCCGCGTCGCCTACGCCTCGGGCACCGGCTTCTACGCCGACGGCTTCGGCAGCCGCCAGCTCCGCCTGTCGTACTGCTACCCGACGCCCGAGCGGATCACCGAGGGGGTCCGGCGGCTGGCCGGCGTTCTGGAGGCGGAGTTGGACGTCATGCGCACCTTCGGCACCCCCGCCCGCCTCCCCGCCACCCCGCCGGAGCCCCGCAACGGCCCGCAGGCGCCCTCGCCCCACACGCCGTAG
- a CDS encoding GNAT family N-acetyltransferase, which produces MSWHVAPITLDNLDDLPKRCRRCVFWELSETLGKQAVEFGSVELEKEAWVSEVLLEWGSCGRIVHVDGAPAGYVIYAPPSASPRAAEMPTGPVSADAVLITTMQVMPEFAGEGLGRMLAQAVVRDLTRRGVKAVEVFGEARPGTEPGCMIPVDFLRSVGFKTVRPHPRWPRLRMELRSAMTWKEDVEAALEQLLGSITIPMQAPAPRDLVPTHS; this is translated from the coding sequence GTGTCCTGGCACGTCGCTCCGATCACTCTGGACAATCTGGACGATCTGCCCAAGCGGTGTCGTCGCTGCGTGTTCTGGGAGCTGTCGGAGACACTCGGCAAGCAGGCCGTCGAGTTCGGCTCGGTGGAGCTGGAGAAGGAGGCCTGGGTCTCCGAGGTCCTGCTGGAGTGGGGCTCGTGCGGGCGGATCGTCCACGTCGACGGCGCCCCCGCGGGGTACGTCATCTACGCCCCGCCGTCGGCTTCCCCCCGCGCCGCCGAGATGCCCACCGGCCCGGTCAGCGCCGACGCCGTGCTGATCACCACGATGCAGGTGATGCCCGAGTTCGCCGGCGAGGGTCTGGGCCGGATGCTCGCGCAGGCGGTCGTCCGCGACCTCACCCGCCGTGGCGTCAAGGCCGTCGAGGTCTTCGGCGAGGCACGCCCCGGCACCGAGCCCGGGTGCATGATCCCGGTCGACTTCCTGCGCAGCGTCGGCTTCAAGACCGTCCGCCCGCACCCGCGCTGGCCGCGGCTGCGCATGGAGCTGCGCTCGGCGATGACGTGGAAGGAAGACGTCGAGGCCGCGCTGGAGCAGCTGCTCGGGTCGATCACGATCCCGATGCAGGCACCGGCTCCGCGTGATTTGGTACCCACCCACTCCTGA
- a CDS encoding protein kinase family protein: MSELASRPSAPTEPPGLVPVQPGPADREVTPAVGPGALLAGRYRLRTRVGSDLAAGAEFWRSEDTVLRRDVAVTLLRALAPEHGAIGGDEDPTGATRAGEMIVRALRSGSFEHPGCARLLDVLAPGAPGLPGDVLGAAVTEWVNGRSLAEVVSEGMLRPLAAARALAPLAAAAEEAHRHGFVLGCDHPQRVRITPDGRARMCFALPRPDLRPADDVRGLGAVLFTMLTARWPLSGADAARAGLTAAERTPGGALEPPSSVRPGVPVELDALARGTLGPENAPGHVRTAAAVHRLLTDVVAEDDRNALFPPAHDGAPSDPDDVWQDRGRPATPADPVRRKRLLTGLATLAAAVLLVLGYVAVQVTSLFSDPSTPTIVVGPNAGGSEPAPPADGAAPATGPVRVAAVEVVDDVGDRDNANRVTRLIDGDPSSTWGTVTYRQQFPALKPGVGVMASFASAVQLAELSISSGSPGTRVEVRSAPSADASVDDTELMTEATLERGTTVVPLDGSQPVEHVLLWITELAPADGGFSSELGEVEFRRAG, from the coding sequence GTGAGCGAGCTCGCGAGCCGCCCGTCCGCGCCCACGGAACCACCCGGTCTGGTGCCCGTGCAGCCCGGTCCGGCCGACCGCGAGGTCACGCCGGCCGTCGGTCCCGGTGCCCTGCTCGCCGGTCGCTACCGCCTCCGCACCCGTGTCGGGTCCGATCTGGCCGCAGGTGCGGAGTTCTGGCGGTCCGAGGACACCGTGCTCCGCCGCGACGTCGCCGTCACCCTGCTCCGGGCCCTCGCGCCCGAGCACGGCGCCATCGGCGGCGACGAGGACCCGACGGGCGCCACCCGCGCGGGCGAGATGATCGTGCGCGCGCTGCGGTCGGGGTCGTTCGAGCACCCCGGCTGCGCCCGCCTGCTCGACGTCCTGGCGCCCGGTGCGCCCGGCCTGCCCGGCGACGTGCTCGGCGCGGCCGTCACGGAGTGGGTCAACGGCCGCAGCCTGGCCGAGGTCGTCTCCGAGGGGATGCTGCGCCCGCTGGCCGCCGCCCGCGCGCTGGCGCCGCTCGCGGCCGCCGCCGAGGAGGCCCACCGGCACGGGTTCGTGCTCGGCTGCGACCACCCGCAGCGCGTCCGGATCACCCCCGACGGCCGCGCCCGCATGTGCTTCGCCCTGCCCCGCCCCGACCTGCGCCCCGCCGACGACGTGCGCGGCCTCGGCGCCGTGCTGTTCACCATGCTCACCGCGCGCTGGCCGCTGTCGGGCGCCGACGCCGCGCGCGCCGGGCTGACCGCCGCCGAGCGCACGCCCGGGGGAGCGCTCGAGCCGCCGTCGTCGGTGCGTCCCGGCGTCCCCGTGGAGCTCGACGCCCTCGCGCGCGGCACGCTCGGCCCCGAGAACGCGCCCGGTCACGTGCGCACCGCGGCGGCCGTGCACCGGCTGCTCACCGACGTCGTGGCCGAGGACGACCGCAACGCGCTGTTCCCTCCCGCACACGACGGCGCGCCGTCCGACCCCGACGACGTCTGGCAGGACCGCGGCCGTCCCGCCACCCCCGCCGACCCGGTCCGCCGCAAGCGCCTGCTCACCGGGCTGGCGACGCTCGCCGCGGCCGTGCTGCTCGTGCTCGGGTACGTCGCGGTGCAGGTCACGTCGCTGTTCTCCGACCCGTCCACGCCCACGATCGTCGTCGGCCCGAACGCGGGCGGCTCCGAGCCCGCGCCGCCCGCCGACGGCGCGGCCCCGGCCACCGGGCCGGTGCGGGTGGCGGCCGTCGAGGTCGTCGACGACGTGGGCGACCGCGACAACGCCAACCGCGTCACCCGGCTCATCGACGGCGACCCGTCCAGCACCTGGGGCACCGTCACCTACCGCCAGCAGTTCCCGGCGCTGAAGCCCGGCGTCGGGGTGATGGCGTCGTTCGCCTCCGCCGTGCAGCTCGCCGAGCTCTCGATCAGCTCGGGCAGCCCCGGCACCCGCGTCGAGGTGCGCTCGGCCCCCTCGGCCGACGCGTCCGTCGACGACACCGAGCTGATGACCGAGGCGACGCTCGAGCGCGGCACCACCGTCGTCCCGCTCGACGGCAGCCAGCCCGTCGAGCACGTCCTGCTGTGGATCACCGAGCTGGCGCCCGCCGACGGCGGCTTCTCCTCCGAGCTCGGCGAGGTGGAGTTCCGCCGGGCGGGCTGA
- the murJ gene encoding murein biosynthesis integral membrane protein MurJ, translating to MAVASLVSRVTGFLRQIVLVGVLGLGLVNSSYTIANTLPNIIFELLIGGVLSSVLIPLLVRAQTEDPDGGETYTRRLLTLAGTALLLATLAAMAAAPLITSVYVGSASDAAAAPLTTAFAYLLLPQIFFYGLGALLGAILNSRGVFGPFAWAPVLNNVVVLVVLGVFVLLPGEISVDPVRMGEPKLLVLGIGTTLGIVVQAVVLVPAIRRLGFRFRPTWGWDRRLTETGGLALWVIGYVLIGQAGLIVTTNVAIAASAGGPATYTNAWLLLQVPYGILGVSMLTALMPRMSRAAAEGRTEDVVADLALGSRLSAVFLLPISALITVFGTPIALALFAWDADNVPGAQVLGSALAVSAFGLLPYAITMLQLRVFYALADSRTPTLVQLFTVGVKIPMLLLAGALLPPEQVVLGLSAANSLSFVFGAVLGQVLLRRRLGRLPTLEVLGTMASVTVASLLGTLVALGVVTLLPLPDGWPAPATAWTSLVVALVVAGPAILAAMRLLKVREVDTVVDRISRLATRATPRRRSGS from the coding sequence ATGGCCGTCGCGAGCCTCGTCTCGCGCGTGACCGGCTTCCTGCGCCAGATCGTGCTCGTCGGGGTGCTCGGGCTCGGGCTCGTCAACAGCTCGTACACGATCGCGAACACCCTGCCCAACATCATCTTCGAGCTGCTCATCGGCGGCGTCCTGTCCAGCGTGCTCATCCCGCTGCTGGTCCGGGCGCAGACCGAGGACCCCGACGGCGGGGAGACCTACACCCGCCGCCTGCTGACCCTCGCCGGCACGGCGCTGCTGCTCGCCACCCTCGCCGCGATGGCCGCCGCGCCGCTGATCACGTCGGTGTACGTGGGCTCCGCGTCCGACGCCGCCGCGGCGCCGCTGACCACGGCGTTCGCCTACCTGCTGCTGCCCCAGATCTTCTTCTACGGCCTCGGCGCCCTGCTCGGGGCGATCCTCAACAGCCGCGGCGTGTTCGGGCCGTTCGCCTGGGCGCCGGTGCTCAACAACGTCGTCGTGCTCGTGGTGCTCGGCGTGTTCGTGCTCCTGCCCGGCGAGATCAGCGTCGACCCGGTCCGGATGGGTGAGCCCAAGCTGCTCGTCCTGGGCATCGGCACGACGCTGGGCATCGTGGTGCAGGCCGTCGTGCTCGTGCCCGCGATCCGTCGCCTCGGGTTCCGCTTCCGGCCCACCTGGGGCTGGGACCGGCGGCTCACCGAGACCGGCGGCCTCGCCCTGTGGGTGATCGGGTACGTGCTGATCGGGCAGGCCGGGCTCATCGTGACGACGAACGTGGCGATCGCGGCCTCGGCGGGCGGCCCGGCGACGTACACGAACGCGTGGCTGCTGCTGCAGGTCCCCTACGGCATCCTCGGCGTCTCGATGCTCACCGCGCTGATGCCGCGGATGAGCCGCGCCGCCGCCGAGGGCCGCACCGAGGACGTCGTCGCCGACCTGGCACTGGGCAGCCGGCTCTCCGCGGTCTTCCTGCTGCCGATCTCGGCCCTGATCACCGTCTTCGGCACGCCGATCGCGCTCGCCCTCTTCGCCTGGGACGCCGACAACGTGCCCGGCGCGCAGGTGCTCGGCAGCGCACTGGCCGTCTCCGCGTTCGGCCTGCTGCCCTACGCCATCACCATGCTCCAGCTGCGCGTGTTCTACGCCCTGGCCGACAGCCGGACGCCGACGCTCGTGCAGCTGTTCACCGTCGGGGTGAAGATCCCGATGCTGCTGCTGGCCGGCGCGCTCCTGCCCCCGGAGCAGGTCGTGCTGGGGCTGTCGGCGGCCAACAGCCTGTCGTTCGTGTTCGGGGCGGTGCTCGGGCAGGTGCTGCTGCGCCGCAGGCTGGGCCGTCTGCCGACGCTCGAGGTGCTCGGCACCATGGCGTCGGTCACGGTCGCGTCGCTCCTGGGCACCCTCGTCGCCTTGGGCGTCGTGACGCTCCTGCCGCTGCCGGACGGGTGGCCCGCACCGGCCACGGCGTGGACGTCGCTGGTCGTCGCGCTGGTCGTCGCCGGGCCGGCGATCCTGGCGGCGATGCGGCTGCTGAAGGTCCGCGAGGTCGACACGGTCGTGGACCGGATCTCGCGGCTCGCCACGCGCGCCACGCCTCGTCGCAGGAGCGGCTCCTGA
- a CDS encoding N-acetylmuramoyl-L-alanine amidase produces the protein MQLLRRGDTGRAVVEVRATLRQFGLLAGPLPGFPDEHFDVHVEQAVRAFQQGRGLITDGIVGPATYRALREAGWSLGDRMLAHMIAAPMSGDDVTTLQERLLELGFDPGRPGGVFDERTEKALKAFQREYGLVPDGVCGPATLRSLKQLGRKVTGGRPHLLREQELLREAGPRLRGKRIVVDPGHGGLDRGVSVAGATEADLMWDLGRRLVGRMTATGMEAMLSRREDTCPSDTERAAFANNAGADLVLSLHTDANPSMHANGLATFHFGNGSGSTSTVGEALAGLIQRELLTRTAMTDCGTQGRTWELLRLTRMPTVRIEVGYLTHLGDRRNLLDPNFRDVVAEGVLVGVKRLYLLGQNDQPTGTFTFSDVLARELERGGAQAI, from the coding sequence ATGCAGCTGTTGCGCCGAGGTGACACCGGTCGGGCCGTGGTCGAGGTCCGCGCCACGCTGCGGCAGTTCGGTCTGCTCGCGGGGCCCCTGCCCGGTTTTCCGGACGAGCACTTCGACGTCCATGTGGAGCAGGCGGTCCGGGCGTTCCAGCAGGGCCGGGGCCTCATCACCGACGGGATCGTCGGCCCGGCCACCTACCGCGCGCTGCGCGAGGCGGGCTGGAGCCTGGGCGACCGGATGCTCGCGCACATGATCGCCGCCCCGATGAGCGGCGACGACGTCACCACGCTCCAGGAGCGCCTCCTCGAGCTCGGGTTCGACCCGGGCCGTCCCGGCGGGGTGTTCGACGAGCGCACCGAGAAGGCTCTGAAGGCGTTCCAGCGGGAGTACGGCCTCGTCCCCGACGGCGTCTGCGGCCCCGCCACGCTGCGCTCGCTCAAGCAGCTGGGCCGCAAGGTCACCGGCGGCCGCCCGCACCTGCTGCGCGAGCAGGAGCTGCTGCGCGAGGCCGGGCCGCGGCTGCGCGGCAAGCGGATCGTCGTCGACCCGGGGCACGGCGGGCTCGACCGCGGCGTCTCCGTCGCCGGCGCCACCGAGGCCGACCTGATGTGGGACCTCGGGCGCCGCCTCGTCGGCCGCATGACCGCCACCGGCATGGAGGCCATGCTGTCGCGGCGCGAGGACACCTGCCCCAGCGACACGGAGCGGGCCGCGTTCGCCAACAACGCCGGCGCCGACCTCGTGCTCTCGCTGCACACCGACGCCAACCCCAGCATGCACGCCAACGGTCTGGCGACGTTCCACTTCGGCAACGGCTCGGGCTCCACGTCGACCGTGGGGGAGGCGCTCGCCGGGCTCATCCAGCGCGAGCTGCTCACGCGCACCGCGATGACCGACTGCGGCACGCAGGGCCGCACCTGGGAGCTGCTGCGGCTGACGCGCATGCCGACCGTCCGCATCGAGGTCGGCTACCTGACGCACCTCGGCGACCGGCGCAACCTGCTCGACCCGAACTTCCGCGACGTCGTGGCCGAGGGCGTCCTCGTGGGCGTCAAGCGCCTCTACCTGCTCGGCCAGAACGACCAGCCGACCGGGACCTTCACCTTCTCCGACGTGCTGGCGCGCGAACTGGAGCGGGGCGGGGCGCAGGCGATCTGA
- the sigM gene encoding RNA polymerase sigma factor SigM, protein MTSARSDAELLAAHLDGDRAAFAELVGRHTERMWGIAVQTLSHRDDAADVVQEALLSAHRNAHRFRGESSVRTWLNRILVNACIDRIRRESVRRTVPWPAHDVPARRGDTANDLATRLAVEDALAELPTEQRLAVVLVDVQGFSVAETAQILAVPVGTVKSRCARGRTRLARLLGHLREGA, encoded by the coding sequence GTGACCAGCGCCCGGAGCGACGCGGAGCTCCTCGCCGCGCACCTCGACGGCGACCGGGCCGCGTTCGCCGAGCTGGTGGGGCGGCACACCGAGCGGATGTGGGGGATCGCGGTGCAGACGCTGTCCCACCGGGACGACGCCGCCGACGTCGTGCAGGAGGCGCTGCTGTCGGCGCACCGCAACGCGCACCGGTTCCGCGGCGAGTCCTCGGTCCGCACCTGGCTCAACCGCATCCTCGTCAACGCCTGCATCGACCGGATCCGGCGCGAGTCGGTCCGCCGCACGGTGCCCTGGCCCGCCCACGACGTGCCGGCGCGCCGCGGCGACACGGCCAACGACCTCGCCACGCGCCTGGCCGTCGAGGACGCGCTGGCGGAGCTGCCCACCGAGCAGCGGCTGGCGGTCGTGCTCGTCGACGTGCAGGGTTTCTCCGTGGCCGAGACCGCGCAGATCCTCGCCGTGCCCGTCGGCACGGTGAAGAGCCGCTGCGCGCGCGGGCGCACGCGGCTCGCCCGGCTCCTCGGACACCTGCGGGAGGGGGCGTGA
- the trxB gene encoding thioredoxin-disulfide reductase — MTTDEVHELIIIGSGPAGYTAAVYAARAQLAPLVFEGTQFGGALMTTTEVENYPGFTDGIMGPELMEQMRGQATRFGADLRAEDVEEVSLEGPVKTVVANGVTYSARAVILAMGAAARYLDVPGEQELLGRGVSSCATCDGFFFRDHDIAVVGGGDSAMEEATFLTRFAKSVTIVHRRETFRASRIMLERAQNDPKMRWALNSEVVGVEGEGSVSGLRLRDTVTGDERTIPATAMFVAIGHDPRSDLVKGQLELDDAGYVKVASPSTATAIPGVFACGDLVDHTYRQAITAAGSGCSAAIDAERWLAEGTVTTEMAGGGYGQASEQVAAVTG; from the coding sequence GTGACCACCGACGAGGTGCACGAGCTGATCATCATCGGCTCCGGGCCGGCCGGCTACACGGCCGCGGTGTACGCCGCGCGCGCACAGCTGGCGCCGTTGGTCTTCGAGGGCACGCAGTTCGGCGGCGCCCTGATGACCACCACCGAGGTGGAGAACTACCCCGGCTTCACCGACGGCATCATGGGTCCCGAGCTCATGGAGCAGATGCGCGGCCAGGCCACGCGGTTCGGCGCCGACCTGCGCGCCGAGGACGTCGAGGAGGTGTCGCTCGAGGGCCCGGTCAAGACCGTGGTCGCCAACGGCGTCACCTACTCCGCCCGCGCCGTCATCCTGGCGATGGGCGCCGCCGCCCGCTACCTGGACGTACCCGGTGAGCAGGAGCTGCTCGGCCGCGGCGTCAGCTCGTGCGCCACCTGTGACGGCTTCTTCTTCCGCGACCACGACATCGCCGTGGTCGGCGGCGGCGACTCCGCCATGGAGGAGGCCACGTTCCTCACCCGCTTCGCGAAGTCGGTGACGATCGTGCACCGCCGCGAGACCTTCCGCGCCTCGAGGATCATGCTCGAGCGCGCGCAGAACGACCCGAAGATGCGCTGGGCGCTGAACTCCGAGGTCGTGGGCGTCGAGGGCGAGGGCAGCGTGTCCGGCCTGCGCCTGCGCGACACCGTCACCGGCGACGAGCGCACGATCCCGGCCACGGCGATGTTCGTCGCCATCGGCCACGACCCGCGCAGCGACCTCGTGAAGGGCCAGCTCGAGCTCGACGACGCCGGCTACGTCAAGGTCGCGTCCCCGAGCACGGCCACGGCCATCCCCGGCGTGTTCGCCTGCGGCGACCTCGTCGACCACACCTACCGGCAGGCCATCACGGCGGCCGGTTCCGGCTGTTCCGCGGCGATCGACGCCGAGCGCTGGCTCGCCGAGGGAACCGTCACCACCGAGATGGCGGGCGGTGGCTACGGCCAGGCGTCCGAGCAGGTCGCCGCCGTCACCGGCTGA
- the trxA gene encoding thioredoxin, producing the protein MGNNTVDVTDDTFDADVLKSGKTVVVDFWATWCGPCKMVAPVLDEIAGENKDKLTVAKLDIDANPETARTFQVMSIPTMIVFQDGKPVKQIVGAKPKAALLKDLADYLG; encoded by the coding sequence ATGGGCAACAACACCGTCGACGTCACCGACGACACCTTCGACGCCGACGTCCTCAAGAGCGGCAAGACCGTCGTCGTCGACTTCTGGGCCACGTGGTGCGGTCCGTGCAAGATGGTCGCCCCCGTGCTCGACGAGATCGCCGGTGAGAACAAGGACAAGCTCACCGTCGCGAAGCTCGACATCGACGCCAACCCGGAGACCGCCCGCACGTTCCAGGTCATGTCGATCCCGACCATGATCGTGTTCCAGGACGGCAAGCCGGTCAAGCAGATCGTCGGCGCCAAGCCCAAGGCCGCGCTGCTGAAGGACCTGGCCGACTACCTGGGCTGA